The following are encoded in a window of Bos indicus isolate NIAB-ARS_2022 breed Sahiwal x Tharparkar chromosome 7, NIAB-ARS_B.indTharparkar_mat_pri_1.0, whole genome shotgun sequence genomic DNA:
- the PLEKHJ1 gene encoding pleckstrin homology domain-containing family J member 1 yields the protein MRYNDKELQALSRQPAEMAAELGMRGPKKGSVVKRRLVKLVVNFLFYFRTDEAEPIGALLLEHCRVIHEEPNSFSISFLEDPERKYHFECCSEEQCQQWMAALRQASYEFMRRSLIFYRNEIQKMTGKDPLEQYGISEEARFQLSGLKA from the exons ATGCGCTATAACGACAAGGAGCTGCAGGCGCTGTCCCGGCAGCCGGCCGAGATGGCAGCCGAGTTGGGCATGCGGGGACCCAAGAAAGGCAGCG TGGTGAAGCGGCGGCTGGTGAAGCTGGTGGTCAACTTCCTTTTCTACTTCCGGACGGACGAGGCGGAG CCCATTGGAGCCCTGCTGCTGGAGCACTGCAGAGTCATCCACGAAGAGCCCAACAGCTTCTCCATCA gcttcctggaggacccAGAGAGGAAGTACCACTTCGAGTGCTGCAGTGAGGAGCAGTGTCAGCAGTGGATGGCTGCTCTGCGTCAAGCCAG TTATGAGTTCATGCGGAGGAGCCTCATTTTCTACAGGAATGAGATCCAGAAGATGACTGGCAAG GACCCCCTGGAACAGTATGGCATATCAGAGGAGGCCAGGTTCCAGCTGAGCGGCCTGAAGGCATGA
- the JSRP1 gene encoding junctional sarcoplasmic reticulum protein 1, protein MATRAMEELDGGLGSCQVDEDLSALADPCPSRPQEDSVRATSRLADSSSRSHDSQERVTEGSPTGSVDTKPKKMEKEPVSKVTSGAGKEKLKAGATPRSPARKKAQTASPPQPPPPPALSDELPWGDLTLNKCLVLASLVALLGSAFQLCREAVARDVEAPAPVPESWASSSSSPKGPASTLPKPEAWAPSVRQPEPPSKLEERVQIPRSEEAAEKDEWESEEAADGEHVPLAGRGPKEKLKKEKPRKERPGKEKPQKEERPRKEKPRKEEKPRGAREPQGALPRRWEAREGGHRPWGRDSGAPEDRKRQAWVSLRRPDEEDRPLGRQKRRAGKGRD, encoded by the exons ATGGCAACCAGGGCCATGGAGGAGCTGGATGGAGGCCTGGGCAGCTGTCAAGTGGATGAGGACCTCTCTGCACTGGCTGACCCTTGTCCCAGCCGGCCTCAGGAGGACAGTGTGCGAG CAACATCCAGGTTGGCTGACTCCAGCAGCCGGTCCCAT GATTCTCAGGAGCGGGTGACTGAGGGCAGCCCCACAGGCAGTGTGGACACCAAGCCCAAGAAGATGGAAAAGGAGCCTGTGTCCAAAGTGACCTCAGGAGCAGGGAAGGAGAAGCTGAAAGCAGGAGCAA CCCCCCGGAGCCCCGCACGGAAGAAGGCACAGACCGCATCGCccccgcagccgccgccgccgccggccctGAGCGACGAGCTGCCCTGGGGAGACTTGACGCTCAACAAGTGCCTGGTGCTCGCCTCGCTCGTGGCGCTGCTGGGCTCCGCCTTCCAGCTGTGCCGCG AGGCTGTGGCTAGGGATGTAGAAGCCCCCGCGCCTGTCCCTGAGTCGTGGGCCTCGTCAAGCTCGTCACCCAAGGGGCCAGCGTCAACCCTG CCAAAGCCTGAGGCCTGGGCCCCCTCAGTGAGGCAGCCCGAGCCCCCCTCGAAGTTAGAGGAAAGGGTCCAGATTCCTAGGAGTGAAGAGGCTGCAGAGAAGGACGAATGGGAATCTGAAGAAGCTGCTGATGGGGAGCATGTGCCCCTCGCCGGCCGAGGGCCCAAGGAGAAGCTGAAGAAGGAGAAGCCTCGGAAGGAGAGGCCCGGGAAGGAGAAGCCACAGAAGGAGGAGAGGCCGAGAAAGGAGAAGCCACGGAAAGAGGAGAAGCCACGTGGTGCCAGGGAGCCCCAGGGGGCCCTACCGCGACGCTGGGAGGCCCGCGAAGGGGGCCATCGACCTTGGGGGCGAGACTCCGGAGCCCCAGAGGATAGGAAGAGGCAGGCCTGGGTCTCCCTGCGGCGCCCCGATGAGGAGGACCGGCCTCTGGGCCGCCAGAAGCGCCGTGCCGGCAAAGGCCGGGACTGA
- the AMH gene encoding muellerian-inhibiting factor, which yields MPGPSLSLALVLSAMGALLRPGTPREEVFSTSALPREQATGSGALIFQQAWDWPLSSLWLPGSPLDPLCLVTLHGSGNGSRAPLRVVGVLSSYEQAFLEAVRRTHWGLSDLTTFAVCPAGNGQPVLPHLQRLQAWLGEPGGRWLVVLHLEEVTWEPTPLLRFQEPPPGGASPPELALLVVYPGPGLEVTVTGAGLPGTQSLCLTADSDFLALVVDHPEGAWRRPGLALTLRRRGNGALLSTAQLQALLFGADSRCFTRKTPALLLLLPARSSAPMPAHGRLDLVPFPQPRASPEPEEAPPSADPFLETLTRLVRALRGPPARASPPRLALDPGALAGFPQGQVNLSDPAALERLLDGEEPLLLLLPPTAATTGVPATPQGPKSPLWAAGLARRVAAELQAVAAELRALPGLPPAAPPLLARLLALCPGNPDGPGGPLRALLLLKALQGLRAEWRGRERSGSARAQRSAGAAAADGPCALRELSVDLRAERSVLIPETYQANNCQGACGWPQSDRNPRYGNHVVLLLKMQARGATLARPPCCVPTAYTGKLLISLSEERISAHHVPNMVATECGCR from the exons ATGCCCGgtccatctctctctctggccCTGGTGCTGTCGGCCATGGGGGCTCTGCTGAGGCCAGGGACCCCCAGGGAAGAAGTCTTCAGCACCTCAGCCTTGCCCAGGGAGCAGGCCACAGGCAGCGGGGCACTCATCTTTCAGCAAGCCTGGGACTGGCCACTCTCCAGTCTCTGGCTGCCAGGCAGCCCTCTGGACCCCCTGTGCCTGGTGACCCTGCATGGGAGTGGCAACGGGAGCAGGGCCCCCCTGCGGGTGGTGGGGGTCCTGAGCAGCTACGAGCAGGCCTTCCTGGAGGCTGTGCGGCGCACCCACTGGGGCCTGAGTGACTTGACCACCTTCGCAGTGTGCCCCGCTGGCAACGGGCAGCCTGTGCTGCCCCACCTGCAGCGGCTGCAGGCATGGCTGGGGGAGCCCGGGGGGCGGTGGCTGGTGGTCCTGCACCTGGAGGAAG TGACGTGGGAGCCAACACCCTTGCTGAGGTTCCAGGAGCCTCCGCCTGGAGGAGCCAGCCCCCCAGAGCTGGCGCTGCTGGTGGTGTAcccagggcctggcctggagGTCACTGTCACCGGGGCTGGGCTACCTGGCACCCAG AGCCTCTGCCTGACCGCGGACTCGGACTTCCTGGCCTTGGTCGTGGACCACCCGGAGGGGGCCTGGCGCCGGCCTGGGTTAGCCCTTACCCTGCGGCGCCGTGGAAATG GTGCGCTCCTGAGCACTGCCCAGCTGCAGGCGCTGCTGTTCGGTGCGGACTCCCGCTGCTTCACACGAAAGACCCCAGCCCTGTTACTCTTGCTGCCGGCCCGGTCTTCGGCACCGATGCCCGCGCACGGTCGGCTGGACTTGGTGCCCTTCCCGCAGCCCAG GGCTTCCCCGGAGCCAGAGGAGGCACCGCCCAGCGCTGATCCCTTCCTGGAGACTCTCACGCGCCTGGTGCGCGCGCTGCGGGGACCCCCGGCCCGAGCCTCGCCACCGCGGCTGGCCTTGGACCCGGGCGCACTGGCTGGTTTCCCGCAGGGCCAGGTCAACCTGTCGGACCCCGCGGCCCTGGAGCGCCTGCTGGACGGCGAGGAgccgctgttgctgctgctgccgccgacGGCAGCCACCACCGGGGTCCCCGCAACGCCGCAAGGTCCCAAGTCCCCTCTGTGGGCCGCGGGACTAGCGCGCCGGGTGGCTGCCGAGCTTCAGGCGGTGGCCGCCGAGCTGCGTGCCCTCCCGGGGCTGCCTCCAGCTGCCCCACCGCTGCTGGCGCGCCTGCTGGCACTGTGCCCGGGAAACCCAGACGGCCCCGGCGGCCCGCTGCGCGCGCTGCTGCTGCTCAAAGCGCTGCAGGGCCTGCGCGCTGAGTGGCGCGGGCGGGAGCGGAGCGGCTCTGCACGGGCGCAGCGCAGCGCCGGGGCCGCGGCTGCAGACGGGCCGTGCGCTCTGCGTGAGCTGAGCGTAGACCTGCGGGCCGAGCGCTCGGTGCTCATCCCCGAGACATACCAGGCCAACAACTGCCAGGGGGCCTGCGGCTGGCCTCAGTCGGACCGCAACCCGCGCTACGGCAACCACGTGGTGCTGCTGCTAAAGATGCAGGCCCGCGGCGCCACCCTGGCGCGCCCGCCCTGCTGTGTGCCCACAGCCTACACCGGCAAGCTCCTCATCAGCCTGTCCGAGGAGCGCATCAGTGCGCACCACGTCCCAAACATGGTGGCCACCGAATGCGGCTGCCGGTGA
- the SF3A2 gene encoding splicing factor 3A subunit 2, which yields MDFQHRPGGKTGSGGVASSSESNRDRRERLRQLALETIDINKDPYFMKNHLGSYECKLCLTLHNNEGSYLAHTQGKKHQTNLARRAAKEAKEAPAQPAPEKVKVEVKKFVKIGRPGYKVTKQRDTEMGQQSLLFQIDYPEIAEGIMPRHRFMSAYEQRIEPPDRRWQYLLMAAEPYETIAFKVPSREIDKAEGKFWTHWNRETKQFFLQFHFKMEKPPAPPSLPAGPPGVKRPPPPLMNGLPPRPPLPESLPPPPPGGLPLPPMPPSGPAPSGPPGPPQLPPPAPGVHPPAPVVHPPASGVHPPAPGVHPPAPGVHPPAPVVHPPASGVHPPAPGVHPPAPGVHPPAPGVHPPAPGVHPPPSAGVHPQAPVVHPPAPAVHPQAPGVHPTPAVHPQAPGVHPPAPGVHPPAPGIHPQPPGVHPPPPGVHPPAPGVHPQPPGVHPSNPGVHPPTPMPPMLRPPLPSEGPGNIPPPPPTN from the exons ATGGACTTCCAGCATCGCCCCGGGGGCAAGACCGGGAGCGGGGGTGTGGCCTCCTCTTCCGAGAGCAACCGGGACCGCCGGGAACGTCTGCGACAGCTGGCTCTAGAAACCATTGACATCAATAAG GACCCCTACTTCATGAAGAACCACCTGGGCTCCTATGAGTGCAAGCTGTGCCTGACGCTGCACAACAATGAG GGGAGTTACCTCGCGCACACCCAGGGGAAGAAACATCAGACCAACTT GGCCCGGCGAGCGGCCAAGGAGGCCAAGGAGGCCCCCGCCCAGCCAGCACCGGAGAAGGTCAAGGTAGAAGTGAAGAAGTTTGTGAAGATCGGCCGCCCGGGCTACAAAG TAACCAAGCAGAGGGATACAGAGATGGGCCAGCAGAGCCTCCTTTTCCAG ATCGACTACCCCGAGATTGCCGAGGGCATCATGCCCCGACACCGCTTCATGTCTGCCTACGAGCAGAGGATCGAGCCCCCAGACCGGCGCTGGCAGTACCTACTCATGGCTGCTGAGCCCTATGAGACCATCGCCTTCAAG GTGCCAAGCAGGGAAATAGACAAGGCTGAAGGCAAGTTCTGGACTCACTGGAACCGGGAAACCAAGCAA TTTTTCCTCCAGTTTCACTTCAAGATGGAGAAGCCGCCAGCCCCACCAAGCCTTCCCGCTGGGCCTCCTGGGGTGAAacggcccccacccccactgatGAATGGCCTGCCCCCTCGCCCGCCACTACCAGAGtcgctgcccccgcccccaccaggaGGCCTGCCCCTGCCACCGATGCCGCCCAGCGGGCCTGCACCCTCAGGACCCCCAGGCCCTCCTCAGCTGCCCCCACCAGCTCCTGGGGTCCATCCACCAGCACCAGTGGTCCACCCACCAGCCTCTGGGGTGCATCCCCCTGCTCCTGGGGTCCATCCCCCAGCTCCTGGGGTCCACCCCCCAGCACCAGTGGTTCACCCACCAGCATCTGGGGTCCACCCCCCAGCTCCAGGGGTCCACCCTCCAGCCCCAGGAGTCCACCCTCCTGCTCCGGGAGTCCACCCTCCAGCCCCAGGGGTCCATCCTCCCCCATCTGCTGGCGTTCACCCCCAGGCACCAGTGGTGCACCCACCAGCTCCTGCAGTTCACCCCCAGGCTCCGGGGGTGCacccaactcctgcagttcacccCCAGGCTCCAGGGGTCCACCCACCAGCTCCCGGGGTCCACCCACCAGCCCCTGGGAtccacccccagcctcctgggGTCCACCCCCCTCCTCCTGGGGTCCATCCTCCAGCTCCTGGGGTCCATCCCCAGCCACCTGGGGTGCACCCCTCAAATCCTGGGGTGCATCCCCCAACACCCATGCCCCCGATGCTGAGGCCCCCACTACCCTCCGAAGGCCCTGGGAacattcctccccctccccccaccaactgA